In one Oryza glaberrima chromosome 2, OglaRS2, whole genome shotgun sequence genomic region, the following are encoded:
- the LOC127762539 gene encoding LOW QUALITY PROTEIN: disease resistance protein RGA4-like (The sequence of the model RefSeq protein was modified relative to this genomic sequence to represent the inferred CDS: inserted 2 bases in 1 codon), producing MMQPFLVDAAAESAATTTASFKAWFRRIRDLAHDAEDTIHEFFLHVEKPPRTTSSKLLLPLDTITKRMATLRSEIEHVKGNGIYANMISNFHTAAVPPQSNTRTTVAASRSSPLIGRESEISHLIQLISQDQEQCQIISIWGMIGIGKTSLIRSVYESEEISNMFEQRAWVTISHPFNLXFTSLTQELYAHNFVVLGNESTKNEEAIKASNRRRCFIVIDDVLSIEEWNMIQPHLPEETNTHIVVITNDASIAEHCSTAYKYIYKLESLMENAAFALFKNKVFMDSANIELHLDMETQAKLIIRECDGHPLALTNIAGFLARRPKTAMEWKKLNDNFSARSRSNKSLGMINTTLALSYDNLPYHLKLCLLYLSIFPKGHNIRRRRLVRRWVAEGYTSKTHNLSAEEVGENYFLELINRSIIQPSKTIAHNAGNIEYCRVHNLIHKISISKSMEENHGFVLDNSSNDQGTIRHVSIINTSETDKNTLKDADLSHVRSVTVFGEWREYLDSSKMRLLRVLDLEGTSGLKDHDLEQIGNFLHLKYFSLRGCADINQLPDSLGNLWDLQVLDVSGTNIIKLPKTIIKLKMLQYLRAGKVPKDDLLSSLDLKESSDLSKMVHEAIDGVELPDVVAKSVQFGTTALDMTAAYCTKIVQNTNNIKKRDIFHKYCNVLLPSILWGLDMYGVEAPDGIGQLNDLRTLGVVNVAVGKAILRELEKLTKLHKLGLTGVNKKNSQAVMSVIANLSLLHSLSLRAEGDQGLQGCLDHKFSPPSKLQSLKIYGNLVTLPTWITQLQNLAKLKLRSTQLKLALSLEVLGKLPHLAILRLWKNSFKSKELIFLFQQGTFPSLLLLEIKDIDGLKSLSFTQGAMPRLELLHTDNCIHIDNNGFSGVSSLPSLKEVMLKGDYNDELLKNLRNQLALNQNQPVLKGA from the exons ATGATGCAGCCATTCCtggtggacgccgccgccgagtccgccgccacgacgaccgCGAGCTTCAAGGCCTGGTTCCGACGCATCCGTGACCTGGCCCACGACGCCGAGGACACCATCCACGAGTTCTTCCTCCACGTCGAGAAGCCGCCTCGCACCACCAGCTCCAAGCTTCTCCTTCCACTGGACACCATCACCAAGCGGATGGCAACTCTGAGGAGCGAGATCGAGCACGTGAAGGGCAATGGGATATATGCCAACATGATTTCTAATTTCCATACCGCCGCCGTGCCACCACAG TCAAACACAAGAACAACAGTAGCTGCTTCAAGGAGTTCTCCACTCATTGGACGAGAAAGCGAAATATCTCACCTTATTCAACTTATTTCTCAAGACCAAGAGCAATGTCAGATTATCTCCATATGGGGAATGATTGGTATTGGCAAAACCTCCCTCATTAGGAGTGTCTACGAAAGCGAAGAGATAAGCAACATGTTTGAACAACGTGCCTGGGTCACTATCTCGCATCCTTTTAACCT GTTTACAAGCTTAACCCAGGAACTTTACGCACACAATTTTGTTGTGCTTGGAAATGAGTCAACGAAAAATGAAGAGGCAATCAAAGCTTCGAACAGAAGAAGATGCTTCATTGTCATTGATGATGTATTGTCCATTGAAGAATGGAACATGATACAACCACATTTGCCTGAGGAGACAAACACACATATCGTTGTGATCACAAATGATGCAAGTATAGCTGAACATTGCTCGAcagcatacaaatatatatataagctagAGAGTCTTATGGAAAATGCAGCTTTTGCACTCTTCAAGAATAAG GTATTTATGGATAGTGCAAACATCGAATTGCATCTTGACATGGAAACCCAAGCAAAACTTATCATAAGAGAGTGTGATGGACATCCCCTTGCATTAACCAATATTGCTGGCTTCTTGGCAAGAAGGCCAAAAACAGCCATGGAATGGAAGAAATTGAATGATAATTTTAGTGCTAGATCAAGGAGCAATAAAAGTCTTGGGATGATAAATACGACCCTTGCCCTATCCTATGATAACTTGCCATATCATCTAAAGTTATGCCTTTTGTACTTATCTATTTTTCCGAAAGGACACAACATTAGGCGAAGACGTTTGGTAAGACGTTGGGTTGCAGAAGGTTACACAAGTAAGACACATAACTTGAGTGCAGAAGAGGTAGGTGAGAACTACTTTTTAGAGCTTATCAATAGAAGCATCATTCAACCATCAAAAACAATAGCTCACAATGCAGGCAATATTGAATATTGCCGAGTACATAATCTTATACATAAGATTAGTATCTCAAAATCAATGGAAGAAAACCATGGCTTTGTACTTGACAATAGCTCTAATGACCAAGGTACAATACGTCATGTGTCAATAATCAACACAAGTGAGACAGACAAGAACACATTGAAGGATGCTGACTTGTCCCATGTACGATCAGTGACCGTATTTGGGGAGTGGAGAGAATATTTAGATTCAAGCAAGATGAGGTTGCTTCGGGTGCTTGATTTAGAGGGCACATCTGGTTTGAAAGATCATGACCTGGAACAAATTGGAAATTTTCTTCACCTCAAGTACTTTTCTTTGAGAGGATGTGCTGATATCAACCAACTACCTGATTCATTGGGCAACTTATGGGACCTCCAGGTGTTGGATGTCAGTGGCACAAATATCATCAAGCTACCGAAGACCATCATCAAACTAAAGATGCTGCAATACCTTCGTGCTGGCAAGGTACCAAAGGATGATCTACTCTCTTCTTTAGACTTGAAAGAATCAAGTGATCTTTCAAAAATGGTGCACGAAGCAATTGATGGTGTTGAATTGCCGGATGTGGTAGCCAAATCAGTTCAATTTGGCACGACAGCATTGGACATGACAGCAGCTTATTGCACAAAGATAGTACAAAATACCAACAATATAAAGAAGCGTGACATATTCCACAAATATTGCAATGTCTTGTTACCTAGTATTCTTTGGGGACTTGACATGTATGGTGTTGAAGCTCCTGATGGGATTGGCCAACTGAATGACCTGCGGACACTAGGTGTTGTTAATGTTGCAGTTGGGAAAGCCATATTGCGTGAGCTTGAAAAACTTACGAAACTACACAAGTTAGGATTGACTGGTGTCAACAAGAAAAACAGCCAAGCTGTCATGTCTGTCATTGCCAACCTTTCCCTTCTTCACTCATTATCATTGCGAGCGGAGGGGGATCAAGGTTTACAAGGCTGTCTAGATCACAAGTTCTCACCTCCAAGTAAGCTTCAAAGCCTCAAGATTTATGGAAATCTAGTTACACTGCCAACATGGATCACCCAGCTCCAGAATTTGGCTAAGCTGAAGCTACGGAGCACCCAATTGAAACTAGCTCTTTCCTTGGAAGTCCTTGGGAAGCTACCGCATTTGGCCATTCTGCGGCTATGGAAGAATTCTTTTAAGAGCAAAGAactcattttcctttttcagcAAGGGACTTTCCCCAGTCTTCTATTGCTGGAGATTAAAGATATAGATGGCCTCAAATCATTAAGCTTCACACAAGGAGCGATGCCAAGGCTTGAGTTGTTGCATACTGATAATTGTATACACATCGACAACAATGGGTTTTCTGGTGTGTCATCTCTCCCAAGCCTAAAAGAAGTTATGCTCAAGGGTGACTACAACGACGAATTATTGAAGAACCTACGTAATCAGCTTGCTCTAAATCAAAACCAACCAGTTCTAAAGGGGGCATGA